In the genome of Peromyscus eremicus chromosome 1, PerEre_H2_v1, whole genome shotgun sequence, the window CGGGAGGAGGCCGTAGGTGAGAGGTTGCGCATGCCCAGAGAGCAGCCGCCAGTCACCCTACCTCTCGCATGCCGAGCTCGACGCTGATTGGTTTGGATTTAAGTGGGAGTAAATTCAGATATGTCTACCCCGCCCCTTGGCTTTGTTTTAGTACTGCATTGGACAGGGGTGGGTGTCAGTCATCTCAAACTGGTTTGGGGGTGGGTGTGACCTCAGTCCTGTTTCTCGGACCAGAAGGTTCAAAGTTCATGCAGTTTATGAGTGAAGGGCCTTTTGAAACGACCTAGAACAACTCTCGTTGTTTAGATGGGAAAACAGGCCCTGGAACTTGGAAACCCAGAGAAGGATCCCAGAGATGTAGTTTTCCAGACCAAACCTCTTTTTTGACTTTCTGATAGTAGCATTGCTTTTATATCCTGGCACCAAATTCAGGTGCCCCCTCCCTGAAACACTCCATATCCTGAGGCTTCCCGGCTCTGTTGCTGTAGATCTCTAATCACTGTTGGGAGCTGATACCAGTGAAGCCAAAAGCAAGAATTACGTGAATGAATGTATGCCCCCTGGCCAGTAGTGTTAAGCCTAATGTGGTGAGGGATAAATGCTTAGAGCATAGAGCAGGCATTTGGTAGTAGTGATCAACTGTGCATAAAAAAGGGATCTTCAAACTGGGCCTGGTGACACAGGCCTAGACTCTCAGCTGCTTGTGAAGCTGAGGCAGCTGGATTGAAAGTtgaagaccaacctgggctacagcatgaggtccaggccagcctgagcaatgcAACCTCTTAAAAAGTAGGTAGAGGTAGAAAGCAGGCTTTGGAAGAAGTCTGTGCAAGAGGGATTCTAGATGGAACAGACTAGGATAAAGTCATGTAAGGGTAGAGAAATCTGGAGCAGGGGCACCCAGTAAACAGGAACAGGCAGGATTAAACAGTCATGAGGGGTTTGGGAGTGGGGGCAATCTCCTGCTGGTGAgttagttcagtgggtaaaggcacttgctgccaagactggccaggacctgagttggatccctaggACCCAGTTGGTGAAGCAGAGAAGTGACTTCTGCATACTGTCCCCTGACCTCATACAGGCGCTGTGGCACATACGTGcccccaaacaaataaataaatgtcatttaaaaatatcaccAGGGTTAGGGATGTGACTTAGTGGTACTTGTCTAAGACCTAGAGGCCTTGTATTTCATCCCCAgcagaaggaaagggggaaaagccCAGCCCGCagtgagcatggtggtacatgttcATAGGTTTATCTCCCACGATGCTAGACAGATACTGTTGATTCAGTGTTACTGATGTGGGAACTGACTTCAGAGAGGCAGCACAGCCTTGTAGCGTGGGCTCAGCTAACCATATCCTGTTGAGGTGTCCGTGTCAAGCCCTTTTCTGTCTGCCTCACTCTGACATGATCTTATCTAGGGTCAACTTTTTGAAACGACTCCTTCCTCAGATTACTCTCACACGTGGAGGTCTGGCTCTCGTTGCCCCACTGACCTTGATGTTGGAATAGCACTGCAGTCTTTTTGTtcgtttggtttgtttttttttcgagacagaatttctctatgtagctctggctgtcctgggactctctctgtagtccaggctggccttgaactcacagagatccacctgcctctgtctcccgagtgctgggaaaagGTGTATCACCTCCACACCCAGCTGTAGCACTACGTACAGAAACCGTCCGTCTGGCCCCTCCTCCTGTCCTTGTTCCTCTTAAAAGTGACcacatcacagccacagaacCTAAGTTGGATCATGTTCCACTTCTGTTAGGTGAAGAAGCCCAGTGGCTCTCATCTCAGAGtaaaaactcaggtccttaccaAAGCCTGTGTGCCCCGTGGAGTTCATCTCTGTCATCCCCGGCACTCCAGGGAGTCTGCACTCAGTGTTCACTCTGCCCTGTGGCACTGGCCTTGCTGCATTTGGACACCCTGCATGTTGCCCCATGGGGTGGCTTTTGTACCTGTTGTTCCTTTGGCCTAGAATGTTCCTACTTAGTTCCTGCCTAGTTCACTCTTTTCACCGCACCCccagttctgtttattttattttctcaaaatgctaaaaaaaaaaaaagaaaagaagaaaaaggaaagaaggaaattacCTTCGTCCATCATAGCATAAGGTTTTGTCTGACTTTCCTTCCTGTATTCTAGAAAGACAACAAGAGCTCGATGGGTCTGGGGCTTCCGTGTGGTTTACTGCTGGGTTTTTGTGTCCTGCACTGAATGTAGGCATATAGTAGGAGCTCAGTAAATCCTTGTTGAAAGCATGATTGGAAACAGGCTCTTGTCTCAGCCCTGTCACCCAGCAGCCATGTGCCCTGGGCCTCTCACTTCTCTGCCTGTGGCCTAGCTCTCACTGAGATGGTGGGATAAAGCCAGCTGGTGGTCCAGGAGGAGCTTTGTCCCCTGCCACATCTTTAGAAGCAGGGCTAGATTTGATCTTGCTGAGCTTTATATCCCATGTGGCCCCACAGGCCACATTCCACTTTCGGACGCTGCGCAGCGATGATGAAGGCGCCATACTCGATGACAGCCGAACACGGGGCAAGCCCATGGAGCTCATCATGGGCAAGAAGTTCAAGTTGCCTGTGTGGGAGACCATCGTGTGCACCATGCGTGAAGGGGAGATCGCCCAGTTCCTCTGTGATGTCAAGGTATCAGTCCTGGGGTCTATGGCATTTGTCTGGCCATGCCCTATGGCCCCTGCCCTGGCTCAGCCACTTCAGACTGCCACCCATCTCCTGGCTTGCATCCTGGCCACTGTTCTGTCTTTTCCTGTCCATGAACTAGACTCCAGCCAGGgagctcattctttttttttttttttaaacatttatttatttactatgatgtatgcctgcaggccagaagagggcaccagatctcattacagatggttgtgagctaccatgtggttgctgggaattgaactaaggaccttTGGAAGGGTAGCCAGTATTAACCTCTCCAGCCCTCGGGAACTCATTTTAAGTGCAAATGGCCTATAGGACCCATTACTTcacacttcttcttcttcttctttttttttttttttaacaataagttatttatatttattttatgtgcattggtgttttgcttgcacatatgtctgtgtgagggtgtcgggtcccctggaactgaagttaaagacagctgtgagctaccatgtgggtgctgggaatgggaactgggtcctctggaagagcagtcagtgctcttaactgctgagccatctctccagccccagagaactCATTTTTAAGTGCAATGGCCCATAGGACCCATTACTTCACACTTCTATGGCTCTTGGTCACTATTTGGATGGAGCATAATGTGGCTGTTTACATGTCCCTTTGGAGTCTGGTCCCtgtattcttacttatgaatactCGCCCTTAGCTtcacttgtttctagccagcttttctaacttaaattattcctttctctttaactatgttttgcctctgggctttttgccTTCCTttattctatatttctttctttccttcttactctgtggctggctggctggctggctggctaactggcccctggtgtcctcctttcctccttttcttgctcctccctctttttttttttttttttttttttttttttctgagcctagatttctcttcctatttattctctctgcctggcagccccacctatttctcctgcctagctattggctcttcagctctttattagaccaatcagatgttttagacaggcaaagtaacacagcttcacagagtctaacaaatgcaacataaaagaacgcaacacatctttgcagcattaaacaaatgttcctcagcataaacaaatgtaacacatcttaaactaatatttcatAACAAGGTAGCTCCCCCtggggatttgtttttatttttggagacagggtctctctgtagtcctggctgtcctagatctcgctctggagaccaggaaggcctcgaactcagggcTCAGGGGTCTGCCTGCCAAGGTGTGGACACTCCCAGTTCTCTGGGGATTTGAAGTTGCTGCCCTGAGCCCAGCTCTGAGATGAGCCTTGACATGAAGAGGAGTGCGGTGGGGGGAGGAGGTGGTGCTGGGAACAGGATGTGGTAATCAGCTTGGCTTGTGGGGTTCATCCCTaatgagagaagggggaagggaccGAGAGGAGACACTAATACTGGATCTAGGACAGGAGACAGAAGTGAATTGTGGGTCTCTCTGTTTGTGGGTTGGGCAGGTGCTGGATTTGGTGGCCAGAGATCATGGCAAAGCTGAAGAATTTACTGAGAGAGTAGGCTGAGAGGGTAGAAAGGCACCaagggaagctgggcagtggtggcacacgcctttaatcccagccctcgggaggcagaggcaggtggtgctttgagtttgagagcagcctggtctacagagtgagttcaggacagccaggggtacacagagaaaccctgtcttgaaaaacaaaccaaggcACCAGAGGGGAAAACCCTCTGAGCGGGGTTTTTCCTTGTATGGATTATGACGGTGAGGCGTCTCTTGTGCCCAGTGAGCATGCGCACACATTGACTGAGCCTCTGCTGCCTTCCTGCAGCATGTAGTCCTGTACCCCCTGGTGGCCAAGAGCCTCCGCAACATCGCTGAGGGCAAGGACCCCCTGGAGGGCCAGCGGCATTGCTGTGGGATCGCTCAGATGCATGAGCATAATTCCCTGGGTCATgcggacctggacgccctgcagCAGAACCCTCAGCCCCTCCTCTTCCACATTGAGATGCTGAAGGTAAGTGTGGGGCCCCCTGCTGGTGCGGAAGGTAAGTGTGGGGCCCCCTGCTGGTGCGGAAGGTAAGTGTGGGGGCCCCTGCTGGTGCGGAAGGTAAGTGTGGGGGCCCCTGCTGATGCGGAAGGTAAGTGTGGGGGCCCCTGCTGATGCGGAAGGTAAGTGTGGGGGCCCCTGCTGGTGCGGAAGGTAAGTGTGGGGCCCCCTGCTGGTGCTGAAGGTGAGTGTGGGGCCCCCTGCTGGTGCGGAAGGTAAGTGTGGGGCCCCCTGCTGGTGCGGAAGGTAAGTGTGGGGCCCCCTGCTGATGCGGAAGGTAAGTGTGGGGGCCCCTGCTGATGCGGAAGGTAAGTGTGGGGGCCCCTGCTGATGCGGAAGGTAAGTGTGGGGGCCCCTGCTGGTGCGGAAGGTAAGGTGTGGGGCCCCCGCTGGTGCTGAAGGTGAGGTGTGGGGCCCCCTGCTGATGCGGAAGGTAAGTGTGGGGCCCCCTGCTGATGTGGAAGGTGAGGCCTGCTTTGGCTCAAAGTGGGCACTGGTCCTACCTCCCGGCTACACCCTGCTGGCCAGGGTTGGTCTGCTGTGGAAAGGGGCAAGGACAGGAAAATTTTGTGGAAGCTCCTAGGGCCCCACACTTCTCCCTAGGCCTCAGTGATCGCCTCTTTGGGGaggactgaccttgaactccttcaTCCTTTGTCCATGAGCCCATCTTTTCCTCCACAGCTGGCCATACTTGGAAAGAACTAGGGGTTTAGGTGGTTCTTTCGTCCACCTAGGTTATTTGCCATGGGACATAAGCTCTGCCAGGGCATGGGTGTTTGCCATCGTCTTCATTGCTATGGTCTTGGTGCTCGGTATGGCTGGGCCAGCCTAgggtttgctggccagtcagGTTTGCTGCAGAGGACTCTGAGGTGCCCCATGGGCTCTGCCTTGAAGTGGTCCCTGCCCTGGCAGGTGGAGAGCCCAGGCACATACCAGCAGGATCCGTGGGCGATGACAGATGAGGAGAAAGTTAAAGCCGTACCACTCATCCACCAAGAGGGGAACCGCTTATACCGTGAGGGGCAGGTGAAAGAGGCCGCCGCCAAGTACTCTGATGCCATCGCCTGCCTCAAGAACCTGCAGATGAAGGTATATCCCAGaggccgcgcgcgcgcgcgggggaCATGGGGAGAGCCAGGGCCAGGTCTCAGTGTCTCCGCTTTCCttgcccccacccaccccaggagCAGCCTGGGTCAGCTGACTGGATCCAGCTGGACCTGCAGATCACACCACTGCTACTGAATTACTGCCAGTGCAAGCTGGTGGCTCAGGAGTACTACGAGGTGCTGGACCACTGCTCCTCCATCCTCAACAAGTATGACGGTGAGCAGCTCTCGGCCCTGGGGTTCCCACCCAGCGCTGTGGGCACTTGGGTCCAGCTCTTAGCTTTGAGATCTACCCATTCTGAGTTCCTTCCAAGAGCCTGACCAGAGCCTCCATCCCAGAGGGTAAGAGCTGTGTTCGGGAAGTATGAGTGATACAGTGGGGTGGGGCGGCGTTGGGATGCTGTTCAGAGTAGAGCACATCTCCCCGTGGTGGACCCAGGTGCCGGAAGACGGGCTGGCCAGTCTCCTCTCATGCCTTTGTCTGCTGTCTCCTTTCTGGTGTCCTGCAGACAATGTCAAGGCGTACTTCAAGCGGGGTAAGGCCCATGCTGCTGTGTGGAATGCCCAggaagcccaggctgactttgccAAAGTGTTAGAGCTAGATCCTGCCCTGGCGCCTGTGGTAAGCCGAGAACTGCGGGCCCTGGAGACACGGATCCGGCAGAAGGATGAGGAGGACAAGGCCCGCTTCCGAGGCATCTTCTCCCACTGACAGGGCCTCATTCCTGTCCTGCCTGCCCTGCCCAGCccactgctgccaccacctgTCCACCCCCACTGCCACTCTGCGCTTCTGTGTATATAAAGGCCTTATTTACCGCTCTGGTCTGCAGAGCTAATTCATCCAAAAGGCTGGTCATCACTGGCTTAGTGGGAGGCAAGAGATCAGGCTCTCATCCTAGTTCCTACTGGTCTGTTCTAAGGTCTCTGGGAGTGTTTATTTTTGGCCAGTTCTGGGCAGCGTCTGGAGCCTCTAGTATTAAGATAAAGCAGGCATGACCCATACAGGCCACTGTATTCCAGCCTCAGGTCCCATGGTCCCCTAGCTTTGGCTTTTGGAGACAGAGATTTCCTTGGGGGCAGGGGTAAGAAAGGCTGCAGAATAGGAAGCCATACGACTTATAAACTCCAACACTGTCTGAGGCTGGGGGCAGGGGAAGGAAGTGACCTTGGGAAAAACACTCAGGACCCTTGGGGAAACTGAAGGGGCTCCAGCCTGGCCCTACTTCATGACCCTGAGCGGGTCCTGGTCCCTTTCAGTGCTTCAGTGTCCCAGACAAGAGGGCACTTGGTAGGGtgcaattgtttatttttgtgggttCACACACTGGAAACGCTGATGGGCTCTAGCccactccctccttcttccccctgGGGGCTAGGTTCCCCCAACAAGTGGAAGTAATACTGAGGAGGTGTAGCCATACAGGGTGTGAGGACAGGACTGGGGCCGCAGGTCTAGGCCCGAGTCTCCACACAGTCACTGAGACCCCAGGTCCAGCCACAGTCCGCTCACTCTTCACTGTCCAGCTTGAGGCTGATGCTCCTGGTCTTGCCTCTGGCCAGGGTGGTGGGAGGTGTTCCTGGCCCCTCACGGTCCACCTGGCTGGGGCCTCTGGAGCGCAGCACCTGGCTCTGCTTGCGGAGGAAGTCCACAGGGGCAGCCACAGCATAGCTGCTCTTGGCCAGCGCAGCTCTTGGAGGTCCTGAGGTGGTGTGGGAGTGGGAGCCTGCCTCCAGCTGGCCTAAGTGGGCCACATAGCCATCTGACAGGAACTGTGAGCAGAAGGAGGTAGGGATGAGGGTACTGCCAACCTCAAGCCCATATTCCACCTTCCCTGCTCTTGCTAGGCTCCTGCACAGGACAGGTAGAATGAGTGACACTGGCAGGTGGCAGCATGGTTCAGCCTGGCCAGGAAGCTTCCTCCCATAGGCAGTATCCCCGGACCGTGAGCCAGGCTCCTATAGGCAATATCCCCGGACCGTGAGCCAGGCACCTTGGCTCAACTCCCAAATCTGCCTCTCTCTAGACCTGACTCATCCTTCAGCTGGCATCTTGGGGAAATAACAGCAGTTAGCATTTAGTGAGCACTCGGGCCTTGCCCTGAGCCTTTGACCTGAGTAAATGATGAGACCTTTGTTATAAGCTAATTGAGTACAGACAGTGCTAGCATCATTTGTAACCCACAGCAGAAGCTAAGCAAGGTCGGAGCACCTGCCCAAGGCCACGGTAAAAGGACAGTATCTGAGGCCTTGAGCAGTCACAGCTTCTGTGAGCACTTCTAGTCTGTCTACAGCAAGTCTAGCCTATGGGCGTCTCAGGAGGAACAGTTCCCGGGACCACGAAGGCCTTACATCTGCCCTTCTCTTGTGGGACCCAGCACAGTGGGAAGCCCTTGGCCTTGGCCccaggagtctgttcccagccttcCCTTGGGTCTCACCTGGCACTGTGCCTGAAGCTTCCGCACAGCACGGCCTACAATGTAGGTCTGGCTCGGAGACAGTCCCAGTGCTGCGTACACCGCAACATCCTTCGGGGACCCATATCCAGCCACGATGTTCAGTTCTACCTGTGGGCGGAGCCATAGGGCTGGGGGCATGGCAGGCATCCCCCAGTTGCTGTTTCAGGGGCAGCACTATTTGTGAGGAGATGGGGGCAAGGTCCCAGTCAACACAGCTCAGTCTGCCCTGTTGGCCCTAAGGACCACAAAGACCTCTTTAGGTCCAGGTTGATGGGAGTGGGACCCCTGTCATGTGGAATGGGGTGAGGGCAGGTTGGGCCCATTCTCAGTCCCAGTACCTCTTGCACCAGGCTCTGCAGAAACATAGCTTTCTGCCGCAGCGGGTCATGGGTGAGGCCATCGCAGAAGGAGACAACACCATGGGGGAAGTTGTGCTGTGAGAGCCAGGCTACCACACGATGCTTTTGCATGTCAGGCCGGCCAGTTACGTACACGATCAGGTAGCCTGAGTCCTGCCAGTGCCTGTGAGATGGAAGCCAGTCAGCTCCACAATCCAGGGTGACGACCAGTCATTGTGGCCAGCAGGGCTGCAGTTCCTACCTGACCACGTCCACAGCGCCAGCGCGCACCTTGGGGTCGCTGCCCATGATGGAGACACTGGCTGTGAAAGAACCATCGATGCTGAAGACTACGGCCTCAGTGCCTCGGGCAACCACAGTCAGACAGCACTCGGCGTAGGTGTGGTCGCCCCTATGGTCCGGGGAGGCATGAGTGAGGTGGGGCAAGGCTGCAGAGCCCAGCCCCGCAGGAGCCCAAGACCTGCTGCTTACCTGACCACCATGCGCACAGGGTAGACGCCAATGCCCAGCGCACGTTCTGAGGGCACTGGGAAGGTGAGACGGCCTGAGCTGTTGGTGACCTCGGTGCCAAAGTGGATCCACTTGCCTGACAGTGGCTGTGTCATGACATAGACATCCACCTGAAAGGATGGCAAAGGGCTGTGGAGGCAGAGCTCTTGGGCACCATTTTTCGGGCAGGTGAGAACAGAGGCTGGCTGGGCAGGGAGGGGGTTTAGGTCCCACAGATCAGCTGTTAGGGCAAGGTAGGAAACACCAGAGGCATGGGCATCTGATCCTGACCTTCTCTCCAGTGAGTGTGACCACATCCAACGGTCCATACATGAAGCGCCCATTCAGCACCTGGGGACGGCCTTCACATACCACTGTGTCACTTGCCCGATGGTTGGAAGTGACGTTCTGGTGGGAAAGAGAGGGTAAGCTGGGACTGGATAAGGATGCAGATGTAGGGAGGAGGGGTCAGTGTAGGGGTGGATAGTGTAGGGGTGGATTCGGGGCCACTCTCAGGGTGGGGCATGAAGGAGGCAGGACTGCTGTGGGAGACAATGGAGGAGCATGTGGACATCTCCAGACCCATATGAAGTCTGGTGTATGTGGTGGGGGAGTGTCCCGACAGTCAGAGCTAGGCAGGACACAAGGCTGATGTCAGGTGAGGGTGAGCGAGGATCcagactgacaacctgagctcaggagaggcagacagaggaaCCTGAGGTTTCCAGGGGCCGAGCGGAGGCAGGAAGGGTATGAGGGAGGACCCTGAGGGTGGGACTCAAAGAGGATGCCGG includes:
- the Aip gene encoding AH receptor-interacting protein, giving the protein MADLIARLREDGIQKRVIQEGQGELPDFQDGTKATFHFRTLRSDDEGAILDDSRTRGKPMELIMGKKFKLPVWETIVCTMREGEIAQFLCDVKHVVLYPLVAKSLRNIAEGKDPLEGQRHCCGIAQMHEHNSLGHADLDALQQNPQPLLFHIEMLKVESPGTYQQDPWAMTDEEKVKAVPLIHQEGNRLYREGQVKEAAAKYSDAIACLKNLQMKEQPGSADWIQLDLQITPLLLNYCQCKLVAQEYYEVLDHCSSILNKYDDNVKAYFKRGKAHAAVWNAQEAQADFAKVLELDPALAPVVSRELRALETRIRQKDEEDKARFRGIFSH